A single region of the Triticum dicoccoides isolate Atlit2015 ecotype Zavitan chromosome 2B, WEW_v2.0, whole genome shotgun sequence genome encodes:
- the LOC119363371 gene encoding universal stress protein PHOS32-like translates to MQAPTNPPVDLPPLVAPPPRVKAPTPRPPPPASLQPDSPGVFFTNAAAAAPLGSAHRRIAIAVDLSDESAYAVSWAVANYLRPGDAVILLHVRSTNVLYGADWGSVTPTSPEDDAEVAARKMEEDFDALTASKADDLAKPLEEAKIPYKIHIVKDHDMKERLCLEVERLGLSAVIMGSKGFGAARRASKGRLGSVSDYCVHHCICPVVVVRSPDDAVAEGGESATAMEAAVGAEDVLHPVPEEDAEYHDAAEEHKDT, encoded by the exons ATGCAGGCCCCGACGAACCCCCCcgtcgacctcccgccgctggtggcGCCGCCGCCGCGGGTGAAGGCGCCGACCCCGCGCCCCCCTCCGCCGGCTTCGCTCCAGCCCGACTCCCCGGGCGTCTTCTTCACCAACGCTGCCGCAGCCGCCCCACTGGGCTCCGCCCACCGccgcatcgccatcgccgtcgatctGTCCGACGAGTCCGCCTACGCCGTAAGCTGGGCCGTCGCCAACTACCTCCGGCCCGGGGACGCCGTCATCCTCCTGCACGTCCGCTCCACCAATGTCCTCTACGGCGCCGATTGGGGCTCCGTCACCCCCACATCCCCCGAGGACGACGCTGAGGTCGCCGCGCGCAAGATGGAGGAAGACTTCGACGCCCTCACCGCTTCCAAGGCCGACGACCTGGCCAAGCCACTCGAGGAGGCGAAGATCCCCTACAAGATCCACATCGTCAAGGATCACGACATGAAGGAGAGACTCTGCCTCGAGGTGGAGAGGCTAGGGCTTAGCGCGGTGATCATGGGGAGCAAGGGGTTTGGTGCGGCGCGGCGGGCCAGCAAGGGAAGGCTCGGGAGTGTGAGCGATTACTGCGTCCACCACTGTATTTGCCCCGTGGTGGTGGTGCGTTCCCCTGATGATGCTGTAGCAGAGGGCGGGGAGTCCGCCACTGCGATGGAGGCGGCAGTGGGTGCAGAGGACGTGCTGCACCCTGTGCCAGAGGAGGATGCTGAGTACCATGACGCCGCTGAGGAGCACAAGG ATACTTGA